The following are from one region of the Fretibacterium sp. OH1220_COT-178 genome:
- a CDS encoding ABC transporter permease, with amino-acid sequence MFGRIRALVVKEFYAVLLDPKTRFQVFVGPFVMLFLFSFAITMEVRNASLAILNQDNGDLGRRLEAAFTASPAFTRSFSISSVREIEPVIAEQRALMVLRIPEDFSASLMRGVPAPVQVILDGRKANAVQIAYGYASQIAGRFARTLRKTVTGADALLSIESRQLFNPNHDYLWFTLPVLLVVLTQMLALVVSGMSVARERELGTFEQLLVSPLSPWEIVIGKTLPAAAIAFGIGIAIHLLARTVFGVPCLGSLGLLAFSFLLFILACTGVGLFISSLCSTQQQAFLGVFTCMVPFVLLSGFATPIENMPDPLQALTLLNPARHVIVIALGVYLKDIPPGEVMAQLLWLGGIAAATLGSAGWFFKRRIQ; translated from the coding sequence ATGTTTGGCCGCATACGCGCCCTCGTCGTCAAGGAGTTCTACGCCGTCCTTCTGGACCCGAAGACCCGCTTTCAGGTGTTCGTCGGGCCCTTCGTCATGCTCTTCCTGTTCAGCTTCGCCATCACCATGGAGGTGAGGAACGCCTCCCTGGCGATCCTGAACCAGGACAACGGGGACCTGGGCCGGAGGCTCGAGGCGGCGTTCACCGCGAGCCCCGCCTTCACGCGTTCCTTCAGCATCTCGAGCGTTCGGGAGATCGAGCCGGTCATCGCGGAGCAGAGGGCGCTGATGGTCCTGCGCATCCCGGAGGACTTCTCGGCCTCCCTGATGCGGGGCGTCCCGGCGCCCGTGCAGGTGATACTGGACGGCCGAAAGGCCAACGCCGTTCAGATCGCCTACGGCTACGCCTCCCAGATCGCGGGCCGCTTCGCCCGGACGCTCCGAAAGACCGTCACCGGGGCCGACGCGCTCCTCTCCATCGAATCGCGCCAGCTCTTCAACCCAAACCACGACTACCTCTGGTTCACCCTGCCGGTGCTCCTGGTGGTGCTGACCCAGATGCTGGCCCTCGTGGTCTCGGGCATGAGCGTCGCGCGCGAGCGCGAGCTCGGGACGTTCGAGCAGCTGCTCGTCTCGCCCCTCTCCCCCTGGGAGATCGTGATCGGAAAGACCCTGCCCGCGGCGGCGATCGCCTTCGGGATCGGGATCGCCATCCATCTCCTGGCCCGGACGGTCTTCGGCGTGCCCTGCCTGGGGAGCCTGGGGCTGCTGGCCTTCAGCTTCCTGCTGTTCATCCTGGCCTGCACCGGCGTCGGGCTCTTCATCTCCTCGCTCTGCAGCACGCAGCAGCAGGCGTTTCTGGGGGTGTTCACCTGCATGGTGCCCTTCGTGCTCCTCTCCGGGTTCGCGACGCCGATCGAGAACATGCCGGACCCGCTGCAGGCCCTGACCCTGCTGAACCCCGCCCGACACGTGATCGTCATCGCCCTCGGCGTCTACCTCAAGGACATCCCCCCGGGCGAGGTCATGGCCCAGCTCCTCTGGCTGGGCGGGATCGCCGCCGCGACGCTCGGCTCCGCCGGATGGTTCTTCAAACGCAGGATACAGTAG
- a CDS encoding HlyD family efflux transporter periplasmic adaptor subunit — protein MKKTFALLLAAPVAALGLLYATGELDGLLVRLRNADPGRIRLYGNVEIRQVLLGFRVSGRIEEVHREEGERVVSGDLLAALDPLPYEIKRTEARGAMLQAKAALDKLHSGFRTGEVREAAAQRDRVRAALNLAEKDYERISNLFARKAVAKNDLDRATSQRNALRAELSAAENALALMREGYRKEDVEAAEAAYETAGARFKAAEIALADTRLYAPAEGTILTRVTEPGTVVGAGQVVYALALERPIQVRAYIPEPALGRVEVGMPARIVTDSHPDEPIEGKLVFISPTAEFTPKQVQTEDLRTDLVYRVRILVEDDGGRLKNGMPVTVLMEASGDSGPSAPK, from the coding sequence ATGAAAAAAACGTTCGCCCTCCTGCTCGCGGCCCCGGTGGCCGCGCTCGGTCTGCTCTATGCGACCGGGGAGCTCGACGGACTGCTCGTCCGCCTCCGCAACGCCGATCCCGGCCGCATCCGCCTCTACGGCAACGTGGAGATCCGGCAGGTGCTCCTGGGCTTCCGCGTCTCCGGACGCATCGAGGAGGTCCACCGCGAGGAGGGCGAGAGGGTGGTCTCCGGCGATCTTCTGGCCGCCCTGGACCCGCTTCCTTACGAGATCAAACGGACGGAGGCCCGTGGGGCCATGCTCCAGGCGAAGGCCGCCCTGGACAAACTGCACAGCGGGTTCCGCACCGGAGAGGTGCGGGAGGCGGCCGCGCAGCGCGATCGGGTCCGGGCCGCGCTGAACCTCGCGGAGAAGGACTACGAGCGCATTTCGAACCTCTTCGCCCGGAAGGCCGTCGCCAAGAACGATCTGGACCGGGCGACGTCGCAGCGCAACGCCCTGCGGGCGGAGCTCTCGGCGGCGGAGAACGCCCTGGCCCTGATGCGCGAGGGCTACAGGAAGGAGGACGTCGAGGCGGCCGAGGCGGCCTACGAGACGGCCGGGGCCCGCTTCAAGGCGGCCGAGATCGCCCTGGCGGACACCAGGCTCTACGCTCCGGCCGAGGGCACCATCCTGACCCGCGTCACCGAGCCCGGCACCGTCGTCGGTGCGGGGCAGGTCGTCTACGCCCTGGCCCTCGAGCGGCCCATCCAGGTCCGGGCCTACATCCCCGAGCCGGCACTGGGACGGGTCGAGGTGGGCATGCCGGCGCGGATCGTCACGGACTCCCACCCCGACGAGCCCATCGAGGGCAAGCTGGTCTTCATCTCCCCGACGGCCGAGTTCACCCCCAAGCAGGTGCAGACCGAGGACCTGCGCACCGATCTGGTCTACCGCGTCCGGATACTGGTGGAGGACGACGGCGGACGTCTCAAGAACGGCATGCCCGTCACCGTCCTGATGGAGGCCTCGGGCGACTCCGGCCCCTCGGCCCCGAAATGA
- a CDS encoding ATP-binding cassette domain-containing protein, producing the protein MSAAERGAAPAEKRAWPAGGSEIVIQDLVRSFGPGRPALGGISARIGGGRITGLVGPDGAGKTTLLRLVCGLLAPTGGRISVRGNDTVSAAPAIQEQVGYMPQRFGLYEDLTVMENLSLYADLRSVPREERAERYEELLSFTSLKPFTGRLAGRLSGGMKQKLGLACTLLSRPPVLLLDEPGVGVDPVARRELWRMVRALLSPERIVVWSTAYLDEAEACDTVLLLNEGDLLYDGTPEALAERVEGKVFLLTGAGEERRTLIAPLMEHAETLDAVIQGSSVRVLTSDGGAKLRGRLEALSGQTGLPLGIRPASPRFEDAFMQLLGGARRGSEAVADFFEEKRGNGTPVEAKNLTKRFGDFTAVDDVSFAIGRGEIFGLLGPNGAGKSTTFKMMCGLLTPTEGSCAVSGLDFRTAPGDARAKLGYMAQKFSLYGELTVLQNLRFFSGIYGLRGRAGQSAVERVIETFDLGPYLASPAGELPLGFKQRLAMGCAVMHGPDVLFLDEPTSGVDPVTRREFWTCINSFALKGVTVMVTTHFMDEAEYCDRIALIYRGRKIASGSPDALKRSVRIDGIPDPTLEEAFIALIGRQDGEDR; encoded by the coding sequence ATGAGCGCCGCCGAAAGGGGCGCCGCTCCCGCCGAAAAGCGGGCCTGGCCTGCGGGCGGTTCCGAGATCGTCATCCAGGACCTGGTCCGGTCCTTCGGCCCCGGACGTCCCGCGCTCGGAGGGATCTCCGCGCGCATCGGGGGCGGACGGATCACGGGGCTGGTCGGGCCGGACGGTGCGGGCAAGACCACGCTGCTGCGCCTGGTCTGCGGCCTGCTGGCGCCGACCGGGGGACGGATATCGGTACGGGGGAACGACACGGTCTCGGCCGCCCCGGCCATCCAGGAACAGGTCGGCTACATGCCGCAGCGGTTCGGGCTCTACGAGGACCTCACGGTCATGGAGAACCTGAGCCTCTACGCCGACCTGCGCTCCGTGCCCCGGGAGGAGCGGGCCGAACGCTACGAGGAGCTGCTCTCCTTCACCAGCCTGAAGCCCTTCACGGGTCGGCTGGCGGGTCGGCTCTCCGGCGGCATGAAACAGAAGCTGGGCCTGGCCTGCACGCTGCTGTCCCGACCGCCCGTCCTGCTGCTCGACGAGCCGGGGGTGGGCGTGGACCCCGTGGCGCGCCGCGAGCTGTGGCGGATGGTCCGCGCGCTTCTGAGCCCGGAGCGGATCGTCGTCTGGAGCACCGCCTATCTGGACGAGGCGGAGGCCTGCGACACGGTCCTGCTCCTGAACGAGGGCGATCTGCTCTACGACGGGACGCCCGAGGCTCTGGCGGAGCGCGTCGAGGGGAAGGTCTTCCTGCTGACCGGCGCCGGCGAGGAGCGCCGGACGCTGATCGCGCCCCTGATGGAGCACGCGGAGACCCTAGACGCGGTGATCCAGGGCTCGAGCGTGCGCGTCCTGACGAGCGACGGAGGGGCGAAGCTGAGGGGACGGCTGGAGGCGCTCTCCGGGCAAACCGGCCTGCCGCTCGGGATCCGGCCCGCGTCTCCCCGTTTCGAGGACGCGTTCATGCAGCTCCTGGGCGGGGCCCGGCGCGGCAGCGAGGCGGTAGCGGATTTCTTCGAGGAGAAGCGCGGCAACGGGACTCCGGTGGAGGCCAAAAACCTCACGAAGCGGTTCGGGGACTTCACCGCGGTGGACGACGTCTCCTTCGCCATCGGCCGCGGCGAGATCTTCGGCCTGCTGGGGCCGAACGGGGCCGGAAAGTCCACCACGTTCAAGATGATGTGCGGCCTGCTCACCCCCACGGAGGGCAGCTGTGCCGTGTCCGGACTGGATTTCAGGACGGCGCCCGGCGACGCGCGGGCGAAGCTGGGCTACATGGCCCAGAAGTTCTCGCTCTATGGGGAGCTGACCGTGCTGCAGAACCTGCGGTTCTTCTCGGGCATCTACGGCCTGCGGGGAAGGGCGGGCCAGAGCGCCGTGGAGCGCGTGATCGAGACGTTCGACCTCGGACCCTACCTCGCCTCCCCCGCCGGCGAGCTCCCCCTGGGCTTCAAGCAGCGCCTGGCGATGGGCTGCGCGGTCATGCACGGACCGGACGTCCTGTTCCTGGACGAACCGACGAGCGGCGTGGACCCGGTGACGCGCCGCGAGTTCTGGACCTGCATCAACAGCTTCGCGCTGAAGGGTGTCACCGTGATGGTGACGACGCACTTCATGGACGAGGCGGAGTACTGCGACCGCATCGCGCTGATCTACCGCGGAAGAAAGATCGCCTCCGGCTCGCCGGACGCGCTCAAGCGGTCCGTGCGCATCGACGGGATTCCGGACCCGACGCTGGAGGAGGCGTTCATCGCCCTGATCGGGCGGCAGGATGGGGAGGATCGGTAA